In Desulfuromonas acetexigens, the genomic stretch CCGCATTGACCTTGGCATTCACCTGGTCGATCAACGTCAGACGAGGGACGATACTCTCGGTGATATCGCGAAGCGTCCCATGGGTGACGGAAAAGGCATAATAGGCGATACCGCCGCACGCCAGGAAGACCAAGGCCGAAAAAAGGGTCAATCCCAGGAGTTTTCCTCGTAAACTGCTGCCACGGTTTTGCGGGGTCGCCATCAGATATCCTCCCTGTCTGTTGCTAAAATACCAAACCCGAACGTCAAGGTTTCGACTCGTACAGCCTGAACAGCCTTATTGCAGCAATATCCGGGCCAAAAAACCACCAACCCCGCCACCTTTTCCACGCCAGCATCGTCTTTCTATCCCCCCTTCTCCCCTGGGTTGCAGATGGTCAAGGCAGGAGCAGGTCGACAGGAGCGAGCCTGATATAGACATCAGCGAAATCGCGTCATGCATTCAGCATCTTGGCTGAGTTCCCTCCATCGCCGACCGCCGCCATACTTCCGCCCGAGTTTGCGCGACCCCATTTACCAGGCATCCGCTGAGCAATGAACAAAACCGCCCTCAAGCAAAGAGTTAAGGCACGATCCTTGCTATCATCAAAACGGTAGCCTGCCGATGTTTTCATTTTCTGCAAAAGGAGCCCGAAAATGACCCGTTTCTTCCGCCTCTTCCTTCTCCCCCTCCTGCTCTTTTCTCTCACCCTCGGCACGGCCGGAGCCGCGGTCAACGTCAAGGTCGGCAAGGAGGTTTTCCAAGCCAATTGCAAATCCTGCCATACCGCATCGGGCGAGGGAGGAGCCCTGAGCCCCGCCGAAAAGACCCGGTCTCAATGGCGGCGCTTCTTCAAAA encodes the following:
- a CDS encoding c-type cytochrome, which gives rise to MTRFFRLFLLPLLLFSLTLGTAGAAVNVKVGKEVFQANCKSCHTASGEGGALSPAEKTRSQWRRFFKKPKHPNQAEILDKMSEDEMKSLRLFLDHNAADADHAETCG